The following is a genomic window from Corynebacterium incognita.
GCGGCGGCTTCGACGTTGGTATGGCCAAGCGCGACGCAGGACAAAACGTCCAATTCGCGCGCGGAGAGCTTGGTGGTCTGCTTGACCCGCACTGGAGAGACCATTTGATCACACAGAGACTCCAGTTCCTTGCGGAGCGCCTCGTCTTCCACCCGGTTAGCAAGCATGCGCAGCTTCGAGTGGGTGGAACGCACCTGTTCCCACTCCGCACCATTCATAACGTGGCTGCCTACCCCAGCACCCTTAGCGCCGTCGCCACGGCGCAGCGCTGCGGAGATCGCGAGCTCCTGCTCGAGAATTCGGGCAGTGGTGGTGACCTCTTCGATGACCTTGTCACCAAGGCGCACCGGGGAATGCACACCAACGTAGAGGACGCCGCGCACCTCACGGCGAACAATAACAGGGACAGCTACTAGCGAGTGCAGGCCCTCGTCTTGGATGACGGAGTCCTTCTCGTGGGTGATGGTGGTAGCGCGCGCGTAGTCGGTGACACCCACGGGGCGTCGAGTAGCGACGACGCGACCACCAAGGCCCACGCCGGGCTCCAGGACGAGGTCCTGCAGCGCCGGGGTCCGGAGGCCAATCCAATGGGAGATGTGCAAGCGATTATCACTATGCAACGTCGCGAACATCGTGACCGGGATGCCGGTCTCGTTCTTCAGCGCTGTGAGTGCCGAGCGGATCGCTTCTGCGTCGTCTTTGATTCGTACTGAATCCATGACCTCTCCTACTGTCGCCGATACACCCGTTAAGGTGCACCCGAAATTTGCTGTATGTAACAACAAAATTCCAAAAATTTCGCTTGCGCGGGGCTATATGGGGGTAATAGTAGCCCCTCAGTTTTGAATCTCCCAATTGCCCCTCGCGCATCGCAGTCGTATTCTTTGACCCCCTTCACTAGGCGGTATATCCACAACCTCGTTTCTAGACTATGCGCTGGACAAATAGTAGATTAGTAGACCGTTTAGTCTACTAACAATATACTGGAAAGTCTAGAAATGTGGTGTACCATCCAGGGAGTAGAAAGAATTGAAATTCCCAATCCGCAAAGGAAGTACACCTCATGGGCAAGATTTATAACAACATCCTCGACACCATCGGCGGCACCCCGCTCGTACGCCTCAACCGCCTTACCGAAGGCAAGGGCGCGACGATCGTGGCCAAGGTTGAGTCCTTCAACCCCGCTAACTCGGTGAAGGACCGCATCGGTAAGGCAATTATCGACGCTGCGGAGGCTTCCGGCGAGCTCAAACCTGGCGGCACCATCATCGAAGCCACCTCTGGCAACACCGGCATCGCTTTGGCGCTGGTCGGCGCGGCGCGCGGCTACACCGTGAAGCTCACCATGCCGGAGACCATGTCCAACGAGCGCCGCGTCCTGCTGCGCGCTTATGGTGCAGAAATCGTCCTTACACCTGGCGCAGCCGGCATGCAGGGCGCCGTCGACAAGGCAAACAAGCTCCTGGAAGCCGAGCCGAACGCAATCCTGGCCCGGCAGTTCGCCAACGAAGCCAACGCCGCTGTCCACTACCAGACCACTGGCCCGGAAATCTGGGAGGACACCGACGGCCAGCTCGACGCCTTTGTTGCCGGCATCGGCACTGGCGGCACCATCACCGGTTCCGGCCGCTACCTCAAGGAACAGAACGCCGACATCAAGGCCATCGCCGTTGAGCCCGCTGCTTCCCCGCTCCTGACCGCGGGCAAGGCCGGCCCGCACAAGATCCAGGGGCTGGGCGCCAACTTCATCCCGGAGGTTCTGGACCGCACCATCCTGGATGAGGTGCTGACCGTGTCCAACGAGGATGCCATCGCCACCGCACGGAAGTTGGCCACCGACGAGGGCCTTCTGGTCGGCATTTCCGCGGGCGCTAACGTACACGCTGCTCTCGAGCTAGCGGGCCGCCCAGAGTACGAGGGCACGACCATCGTGGTTGTTCTCCCTGACTTCGGTGAGCGCTACGTCTCCACCGTCCTCTTCGAGGACATCCGCGACTAAGCGGCAAGCCCACTCGGTCGCCGTAGACTAATGTCCGCGGGGCGCGAGAGTAAAGAGTATGCTCAGTCCCCATGAGCATCATCGCGAGGATCCGTGAAGACCTAAAGAACGCCCGCGACCATGACCCCGCCGCGCGCGGGGACATGGAAAACGCCATTGTTTATTCCGGGCTGCACGCCATTTGGTCCCACCGAATCTCCCACTGGTTATGGCTACGCGGATTTAAAGGCCCCGCCCGCATCCTCGCGCAGGCAACCCGCTTACTCACCGGCGTGGAAATCCACCCCGGGGCTACAATCGGTCGCCGATTCTTCATTGATCACGGTATGGGCATCGTCATCGGCGAGACCGCCGAGATCGGCGACGGCGTTATGCTGTACCACGGCGTCACCCTGGGCGGCCAGGTCCTGACGCAGACCAAGCGCCACCCCACTATTGAGGACAACGTCACGGTGGGTGCGGGCGCGAAGGTCTTGGGCCCCATCACCATCGGCGAGGGCTCCGCCATCGGCGCCAACGCCGTGGTCACCAAGGACGTGCCTGCTCACCACATCGCGGTGGGCATCCCCGCCACCAACCGCCCGCGCCGCAAGGAAGAGCGCATCAAGCTGGTGGATCCGGACTATTACATCTAGCGCTCCAACAAGCGCAAGAAGCTCCTAGCCCTCGGCTACCATGTCCTGGTAATCGGGGGTTTTGTCGATGAAGCCCTGAACCGCCGAACAGGTCGGCACCACCTTCAAGCTCTCCGTGCGCGTGGCGTCCAGTGCGGCTTGAATGAGCGGCTTCGACAGCCCCCGCCCCTGAAACTCCGGGTAGATTTCCGTGTGGTCAAATTCGCGAACGTTAGCCGCCGGTTCCACTGTGGCGTCTGCACCGGCGCTAGGAGTCCCCTCGTTGTACGCCGCGAAGCCAGCCTCGTGGCCGTCCACGGTGACGACGAAGCGCGAATTCTCCACATCCTGGCGCACTTCTACTGCCGGGTTGGACTCTGCGTTCTTGCCATCTGCGTTTGTCATGGCGCCCAGTATGCCAAAAACACCCTCGGATTAACTGGACGTTTCCTAGTTAATTCGAGGGTGTGATTGTGGCCAGAGCCAGGATCGAACTGGCGACCCCACACTTTTCAGGCGTGTGCTCTACCGACTGAGCTATCTGGCCAAGATTGCCACAAGGACAACCTTGCGACCCTGACGGGACTTGAACCCGCGACCTCCGCCGTGACAGGGCGGCGCGCTAACCAACTGCGCCACAGGGCCTTTTCAGTTTTATGCTCCGCAGCCCTCTTCAGCTCGCTGCGCGAACCTTTGAGGCACTCCTTTGCACGAGAATTCACTTTACACAGCTGGCTATGAATCGCACAAATCGCCAGGTAAATGCCCGATTCACGCAAACCTAGAAGAGTACTTCCTCAACACCCCGCCCACACCGAGACCGCTAGCGTCCTCGGCACGCGGGTCTATGCGACAAAAAGAAACCTCCCGACACCACTATGGATGCCGGGAGGCTAAAAACAATGGCGACCCTGACGGGACTTGAACCCGCGACCTCCGCCGTGACAGGGCGGCGCGCTAACCAACTGCGCCACAGGGCCATTGCTATTCAAACGTACGAAAAGTCCTGAACTTTTCGTACCCCCAACGGGATTCGAACCCGTGCCGCCGCCGTGAAAGGGCGGTGTCCTAGGCCGCTAGACGATGGGGGCCTGCCGCATCACGCGCACGCGCTGTTGCGACTTATCAAAATATACTTGACAGCTACGGTGGAAACAAAATCGGCAGCCACGCTGCGGCGTTACCCCCACACACTTTCTCTTTGCCACGGCGGGTGGGATAATCAGTGTCTATGAGCGCCACCGATAATGCCCCCTCTCCTGCAGCCCCCACGGCAGCCTCAGATACCACTGCTACGTGTGCCTGCCACGAGGCGAACGTGCACGGCTACAACGAGGACAAAGACAAATACCTCATGCGCCTCAAGCGCATCGAGGGGCAGACGCGGGGCATTCAGCGGATGGTGGACGAGGACCAGTACTGCATTGACATCATCACCCAGATCTCCGCGGTAACCTCGGCGCTGGAGAACGTCGCCCTAGCGCTTCTCGACGACCATATTTCTCACTGCGTCACCGGGGCCGCCGCCGAAGACGGCGAGGTGGCGCGCGAGAAGATCGACGAGGCAATGAAAGCCATCAAGAAGATGGTGAAGAGCTAGCGCGCCTTCCTAGCCACGCGTCCGTAAAGCGCGGTGAAATAGTCGCTCATCACCGG
Proteins encoded in this region:
- the ramA gene encoding acetate metabolism transcriptional regulator RamA — protein: MDSVRIKDDAEAIRSALTALKNETGIPVTMFATLHSDNRLHISHWIGLRTPALQDLVLEPGVGLGGRVVATRRPVGVTDYARATTITHEKDSVIQDEGLHSLVAVPVIVRREVRGVLYVGVHSPVRLGDKVIEEVTTTARILEQELAISAALRRGDGAKGAGVGSHVMNGAEWEQVRSTHSKLRMLANRVEDEALRKELESLCDQMVSPVRVKQTTKLSARELDVLSCVALGHTNVEAAAEMGIGAETVKSYLRSVMRKLGAHTRYEAVNAARRIGALP
- the cysK gene encoding cysteine synthase A produces the protein MGKIYNNILDTIGGTPLVRLNRLTEGKGATIVAKVESFNPANSVKDRIGKAIIDAAEASGELKPGGTIIEATSGNTGIALALVGAARGYTVKLTMPETMSNERRVLLRAYGAEIVLTPGAAGMQGAVDKANKLLEAEPNAILARQFANEANAAVHYQTTGPEIWEDTDGQLDAFVAGIGTGGTITGSGRYLKEQNADIKAIAVEPAASPLLTAGKAGPHKIQGLGANFIPEVLDRTILDEVLTVSNEDAIATARKLATDEGLLVGISAGANVHAALELAGRPEYEGTTIVVVLPDFGERYVSTVLFEDIRD
- the epsC gene encoding serine O-acetyltransferase EpsC, whose product is MSIIARIREDLKNARDHDPAARGDMENAIVYSGLHAIWSHRISHWLWLRGFKGPARILAQATRLLTGVEIHPGATIGRRFFIDHGMGIVIGETAEIGDGVMLYHGVTLGGQVLTQTKRHPTIEDNVTVGAGAKVLGPITIGEGSAIGANAVVTKDVPAHHIAVGIPATNRPRRKEERIKLVDPDYYI
- a CDS encoding GNAT family N-acetyltransferase, which encodes MTNADGKNAESNPAVEVRQDVENSRFVVTVDGHEAGFAAYNEGTPSAGADATVEPAANVREFDHTEIYPEFQGRGLSKPLIQAALDATRTESLKVVPTCSAVQGFIDKTPDYQDMVAEG
- a CDS encoding metal-sensitive transcriptional regulator, which encodes MSATDNAPSPAAPTAASDTTATCACHEANVHGYNEDKDKYLMRLKRIEGQTRGIQRMVDEDQYCIDIITQISAVTSALENVALALLDDHISHCVTGAAAEDGEVAREKIDEAMKAIKKMVKS